The Agrococcus carbonis genome has a window encoding:
- the cofC gene encoding 2-phospho-L-lactate guanylyltransferase → MLWSVVIPVKGSIGKSRLRAGDARAALAVAFARDTIAAARAAACVDRVVVVTADRDVVRGIAGVDLVPDPEAGLRGAIAAGTDALAPDAPAAVMLGDLPALTPEALEGALALAEQHPRSYVADALATGTTLLAARRADALRPHFGPGSAELHQQAGHVELPVAPDSGLRVDVDELADLHLAIDLGVGPHTQAVLREASAAA, encoded by the coding sequence ATGCTGTGGTCGGTCGTGATCCCCGTGAAGGGCTCGATCGGCAAGTCGCGCCTTCGCGCGGGCGACGCCCGGGCCGCGCTCGCGGTCGCGTTCGCGCGCGACACGATCGCTGCGGCCCGAGCCGCCGCGTGCGTCGACCGCGTCGTCGTCGTCACCGCCGACCGCGACGTCGTGCGCGGGATCGCCGGCGTCGACCTCGTTCCGGACCCCGAGGCCGGCCTGCGCGGCGCGATCGCCGCCGGCACCGATGCGCTCGCGCCCGACGCCCCGGCCGCGGTCATGCTCGGCGACCTCCCCGCGCTGACGCCGGAGGCGCTCGAGGGCGCGCTGGCGCTCGCAGAGCAGCATCCGCGCTCGTACGTCGCCGACGCGCTCGCGACCGGCACGACCCTCCTCGCCGCGAGGCGAGCGGATGCGCTGCGACCGCACTTCGGCCCCGGCTCCGCCGAGCTGCACCAGCAGGCGGGGCACGTCGAGCTGCCCGTCGCGCCCGACTCGGGGCTGCGCGTCGACGTCGACGAGCTCGCCGACCTGCACCTCGCGATCGACCTCGGCGTCGGCCCGCACACGCAGGCGGTGCTGCGCGAGGCGTCCGCCGCCGCCTGA
- the cofD gene encoding 2-phospho-L-lactate transferase, protein MRITVLAGGVGGARFALGLREAAPDAHITVVANVGDDMWLAGVKVCPDLDSLMYALAGVGDTERGWGRAGESERVAGELAAYGVGWPWFTLGDLDLGTHLARTALLRDGATLTEATARLAARWPLGVTLLPVTDDEVPTHVVTDEGILHFEEWWVRTRATAPAHRFVQHGAERARISDAAHAAIAHADVVLVAPSNPVVSIGTIVGIPGVRDALETAAAPVVGVSPIIGGRVVRGMAVTCLEVIGVEPDAAAVAAHYGARSAGGLLDGWLVAEEDAGSLEAIRALGMPAEARPLLLTPGGPAAQVAREALALAAAARP, encoded by the coding sequence ATGAGGATCACCGTGCTCGCCGGCGGCGTCGGCGGGGCGCGCTTCGCGCTCGGGCTGCGGGAGGCCGCACCCGACGCGCACATCACCGTGGTCGCGAACGTCGGCGACGACATGTGGCTCGCGGGCGTGAAGGTGTGCCCCGATCTCGACTCGCTCATGTACGCGCTCGCGGGCGTCGGCGACACCGAGCGGGGCTGGGGCCGCGCGGGCGAGAGCGAGCGGGTGGCGGGCGAGCTCGCCGCCTACGGGGTCGGCTGGCCGTGGTTCACGCTCGGCGACCTCGACCTCGGCACCCACCTCGCGCGCACGGCGCTGCTGCGCGACGGGGCGACGCTCACCGAGGCGACGGCGCGGCTCGCGGCGCGCTGGCCGCTCGGCGTCACGCTGCTGCCCGTCACCGACGACGAGGTGCCGACGCACGTCGTGACCGACGAAGGCATCCTGCACTTCGAGGAGTGGTGGGTGCGCACGCGCGCGACGGCGCCCGCGCACCGGTTCGTGCAGCACGGTGCCGAGCGCGCCCGCATCTCGGACGCGGCGCACGCGGCGATCGCCCACGCCGACGTCGTGCTCGTCGCACCGTCGAACCCGGTCGTCTCGATCGGAACGATCGTGGGCATCCCGGGCGTGCGGGACGCGCTCGAGACGGCGGCGGCACCCGTCGTCGGGGTCTCCCCCATCATCGGCGGTCGGGTCGTGCGCGGCATGGCCGTCACGTGCCTCGAGGTGATCGGGGTCGAGCCGGATGCGGCTGCGGTCGCCGCGCACTACGGCGCGCGGTCGGCGGGCGGGCTGCTCGACGGCTGGCTCGTCGCCGAGGAGGACGCGGGATCGCTCGAGGCGATCCGCGCGCTCGGCATGCCGGCGGAGGCGCGCCCGCTGCTGCTGACGCCGGGCGGGCCGGCGGCGCAGGTCGCGCGCGAGGCGCTCGCGCTCGCGGCCGCAGCGCGCCCGTAG
- a CDS encoding ABC transporter ATP-binding protein translates to MSGADARVLGAGRHTSAAAGAGLQVRGLSVAVRGRSIVDEASWSAPAGAITALVGPNGAGKSTMLRAIAGVLPERAERSGSVLLGGERLDTMPARRRARRIALVEQLADAVPQLTAREAVRLGRTPHHRMLGFSLGDDAVVERALEDAGAAPLAERRLAELSGGELQRVHIARALAQQAGADEGGALLLDEPTNHLDVAWQLDLLELVRRIAADRPVVLTVHDLALAATHADRVVLVDGGRVIAEGGADAVLTSDRIRSVYGVEASIDADADGVAIRYRRLDTGGGA, encoded by the coding sequence GTGAGCGGGGCGGACGCGCGCGTGCTCGGGGCCGGTCGGCACACGAGCGCGGCGGCGGGCGCGGGCCTCCAGGTGCGGGGGCTCTCGGTCGCCGTGCGCGGCCGCTCGATCGTCGACGAGGCGAGCTGGAGCGCCCCGGCCGGCGCCATCACCGCGCTCGTCGGCCCGAACGGCGCCGGCAAGTCGACGATGCTGCGCGCGATCGCGGGCGTGCTGCCCGAGCGTGCCGAGCGCAGCGGCAGCGTGCTGCTCGGCGGCGAGCGCCTCGACACGATGCCCGCCCGGCGGCGCGCGCGGCGGATCGCCCTCGTCGAGCAGCTCGCCGACGCGGTGCCGCAGCTCACCGCGCGCGAGGCCGTGCGGCTCGGCCGCACGCCCCACCACCGCATGCTCGGCTTCTCGCTCGGCGACGACGCCGTCGTCGAGCGGGCGCTCGAGGACGCCGGCGCTGCGCCCCTCGCCGAGCGCCGCCTCGCCGAGCTCTCGGGCGGCGAGCTCCAGCGCGTCCACATCGCGCGTGCCCTCGCGCAGCAGGCCGGCGCCGACGAGGGCGGCGCGCTGCTGCTCGACGAGCCCACCAACCACCTCGACGTCGCGTGGCAGCTCGACCTGCTCGAGCTCGTGCGGCGCATCGCCGCCGACCGGCCCGTCGTGCTCACCGTGCACGACCTCGCGCTCGCCGCCACCCACGCCGACCGGGTCGTGCTCGTCGACGGGGGGCGGGTGATCGCCGAGGGCGGTGCGGATGCGGTGCTCACGTCCGACCGCATCCGCTCGGTCTACGGCGTGGAGGCGTCGATCGACGCCGACGCCGACGGGGTCGCCATCCGGTACCGGAGGCTCGACACTGGAGGAGGCGCGTGA
- a CDS encoding iron chelate uptake ABC transporter family permease subunit: protein MGPVVSDGSARGVPSRGRGRRRWALPALGALLVALVLAAVCFGAAGIAPGDALAALAARLGIGETPLGRIDDAIVADLRLPRVLAAVAVGAGLAIAGAVMQALVRNPLADPYLLGVSSGASVGAVLVLIAGLGVLLPVAAFAGALLALLATLGLAAAAGGATPTRTVLAGVVVASAATAVVSLVIFWSASGDAFRQILAWLLGSLAAITWPSAAIALVGAALTVPLLLSGRMLDALALGDDAAGALGIDARRTRWALLVACALVTGVLVSVSGAIGFVGLVVPHAVRLVVGASHALLLPASGLAGGVVLLLADTVARSAFDPRELPVGIVTALIGAPLFAALMLTGRVRT from the coding sequence GTGGGTCCGGTGGTCAGCGACGGGTCTGCCCGCGGCGTGCCGAGCCGCGGCCGCGGACGGCGGCGCTGGGCGCTGCCGGCGCTCGGCGCGCTGCTCGTCGCGCTCGTGCTCGCCGCGGTGTGCTTCGGCGCCGCGGGCATCGCGCCCGGCGATGCGCTCGCCGCGCTCGCGGCCCGGCTCGGCATCGGCGAGACGCCGCTCGGGCGCATCGACGACGCGATCGTCGCCGACCTGCGCCTGCCGCGCGTGCTCGCCGCGGTCGCGGTGGGCGCGGGGCTCGCGATCGCCGGCGCCGTCATGCAGGCGCTCGTGCGCAACCCGCTCGCCGACCCCTACCTACTCGGCGTCTCCTCGGGCGCGTCGGTCGGCGCCGTGCTCGTGCTCATCGCGGGGCTCGGGGTGCTCCTGCCGGTCGCGGCCTTCGCCGGTGCGCTGCTCGCGCTGCTCGCGACGCTCGGGCTCGCGGCCGCGGCGGGCGGGGCGACGCCCACCCGCACCGTGCTCGCGGGCGTCGTCGTCGCATCCGCCGCCACCGCCGTCGTCTCGCTCGTCATCTTCTGGAGCGCGTCGGGCGACGCGTTCCGGCAGATCCTCGCGTGGCTGCTCGGCTCGCTCGCCGCGATCACGTGGCCGAGCGCGGCGATCGCCCTCGTCGGCGCCGCGCTCACCGTGCCGCTGCTGCTGAGCGGCCGCATGCTCGACGCGCTCGCGCTCGGCGACGACGCGGCGGGCGCGCTCGGCATCGACGCGCGCCGCACCCGCTGGGCGCTGCTCGTCGCGTGCGCGCTCGTGACGGGCGTGCTCGTGTCGGTGTCGGGGGCGATCGGGTTCGTGGGGCTCGTCGTGCCGCACGCGGTGCGGCTCGTCGTGGGCGCGTCGCACGCGCTGCTGCTGCCGGCGTCGGGGCTCGCGGGCGGCGTCGTGCTGCTGCTCGCCGACACCGTGGCGCGCTCGGCGTTCGACCCGCGCGAGCTGCCGGTGGGCATCGTGACGGCGCTCATCGGCGCGCCCCTCTTCGCGGCGCTCATGCTGACCGGGCGGGTGCGCACGTGA
- a CDS encoding ABC transporter substrate-binding protein: MPAPRRPRPSRRASSLAASALALGLAVALAGCSAPAAGPVDPGATPTAATIEDCGVAVTPRAAPAERIVAIKSTAAELVVALGLGDALVATAFLDGPAPAGVPSDAAAIEGMPSRESVLELEPDAVVAGWESAFAPEAVGDRAQLEALGITTWVSPAACWSTDVAPLTWEALLDEFGAAASALGVPEAGAALAAEQRQDLATIEPVASDASALWYSSGEDAPYVGAGSGAPQLVLETAGLTNVAAGVDETWTTLSWEAVAASDPDLIVLVDAPWHTAESKIERLRANPATAELAAVREERFVVVPFPMAEAGVGSVAAARLVADGAREMGLG; encoded by the coding sequence ATGCCCGCACCCCGCCGCCCGCGCCCGTCGCGCCGCGCCTCCTCCCTCGCCGCCAGCGCACTCGCCCTCGGCCTCGCCGTCGCCCTCGCCGGCTGCTCGGCACCGGCCGCCGGTCCCGTCGACCCCGGAGCGACGCCGACCGCCGCGACGATCGAGGACTGCGGCGTCGCGGTGACGCCGAGGGCCGCGCCCGCAGAGCGCATCGTCGCGATCAAGTCGACCGCCGCCGAGCTCGTCGTCGCGCTCGGCCTGGGCGACGCGCTCGTCGCGACCGCGTTCCTCGACGGCCCCGCGCCGGCGGGCGTGCCGAGCGACGCCGCGGCGATCGAGGGCATGCCCTCGCGCGAATCGGTGCTCGAGCTCGAGCCGGATGCCGTGGTGGCGGGGTGGGAGTCGGCCTTCGCCCCCGAGGCGGTCGGCGACCGCGCGCAGCTCGAGGCGCTCGGGATCACGACGTGGGTCTCGCCCGCCGCGTGCTGGTCGACCGACGTCGCGCCGCTCACGTGGGAGGCGCTGCTCGACGAGTTCGGGGCCGCCGCGTCGGCGCTCGGCGTGCCGGAGGCGGGCGCCGCGCTCGCGGCGGAGCAGCGCCAGGATCTCGCGACGATCGAGCCCGTCGCCTCCGACGCATCCGCCCTCTGGTACTCGTCGGGCGAGGACGCGCCCTACGTCGGCGCGGGCTCGGGCGCCCCGCAGCTCGTGCTCGAGACCGCCGGGCTCACGAACGTCGCCGCGGGCGTCGACGAGACCTGGACGACGCTGTCGTGGGAGGCGGTCGCGGCGAGCGATCCCGACCTCATCGTGCTCGTCGACGCGCCTTGGCACACGGCCGAGTCGAAGATCGAGCGGCTGCGGGCGAACCCGGCGACGGCGGAGCTCGCCGCCGTGCGCGAGGAGCGCTTCGTCGTCGTGCCGTTCCCGATGGCCGAGGCGGGCGTCGGGTCGGTCGCGGCCGCGCGGCTCGTCGCCGACGGCGCGCGGGAGATGGGGCTGGGGTGA
- a CDS encoding nitrilase-related carbon-nitrogen hydrolase produces MTTVRAAISQTTWTGDKASMLDRHEAFQREAAAQGAQVICFQELFYGPYFGITQDQKYYRYAEPADGPIVQRFAALAKELGMVTILPIYEEEQTGVYYNSAVVVDADGSILGTYRKHHLPHLDRFWEKFYFRPGNLGYPVFDTAVGKVGVYICYDRHFPEGWRELGLGGAHMVFNPNATKPGLSNRLWEIEGPAAAVANGYFVLQPNRVGREDNEYGELAVDFYGTSQVIDPRGNFVGEKGSSEHEELLVRDLDLDLVQQMRDDWQFYRDRRPDSYTRIAKP; encoded by the coding sequence ATGACGACAGTGCGCGCAGCCATCTCCCAGACCACCTGGACGGGCGACAAGGCATCGATGCTCGACCGCCACGAGGCGTTCCAACGGGAGGCGGCCGCGCAGGGCGCGCAGGTCATCTGCTTCCAGGAGCTCTTCTACGGCCCCTACTTCGGCATCACGCAGGATCAGAAGTACTACCGCTACGCCGAGCCCGCCGACGGTCCGATCGTGCAGCGCTTCGCGGCGCTCGCGAAGGAGCTCGGCATGGTGACGATCCTCCCGATCTACGAGGAGGAGCAGACGGGCGTGTACTACAACTCGGCCGTCGTCGTCGACGCGGACGGGTCGATCCTCGGCACCTACCGCAAGCACCACCTGCCGCACCTCGACCGGTTCTGGGAGAAGTTCTACTTCCGCCCGGGCAACCTCGGCTACCCGGTCTTCGACACCGCCGTCGGCAAGGTCGGCGTCTACATCTGCTACGACCGGCACTTCCCCGAGGGGTGGCGCGAGCTCGGCCTCGGCGGCGCCCACATGGTCTTCAACCCCAACGCCACGAAGCCCGGGCTGTCGAACCGGCTGTGGGAGATCGAGGGCCCGGCCGCGGCCGTCGCGAACGGCTACTTCGTGCTGCAGCCCAACCGCGTCGGCCGCGAGGACAACGAGTACGGCGAGCTCGCCGTCGACTTCTACGGCACGAGCCAGGTGATCGACCCGCGCGGCAACTTCGTGGGGGAGAAGGGCTCGAGCGAGCACGAGGAGCTGCTCGTGCGCGATCTCGACCTCGACCTCGTGCAGCAGATGCGCGACGACTGGCAGTTCTACCGGGATCGCCGCCCCGACTCGTACACCCGGATCGCGAAGCCGTAG
- the hydA gene encoding dihydropyrimidinase yields MATTLISGGTVVSATGASAADVLIDGETIRAVLQPGSELLGVDLARSVDRVVDATGKYVIPGGIDAHTHMQMPFGGTEASDTFETGTRAAAWGGTTTIVDFVVQTVGQRVEDTLAAWHEKAAGNCAIDYGFHQIIGEVNDASLTALRGLEAEGVTSYKLFMAYPGVFYSDDAQILRAMQVGAETGLMTMMHAENGPAIDVLVQQLVAEGKTDPYFHGIARAWQMEEEATHRAIMLAHLTGAPLYVVHVSAKQAVAQLAAARDKGQNVFGETCPQYLYLSLEDQLGASSDEWGAFEGAKYVCSTPLRSKHEHHQDELWTALGTNDLQMVSTDHCPFCMKDQKELGRGDFSKIPNGIGGVEHRMNLLYQGVVDGHLTLERWVEITATTPARMFGMYGKKGVIQPGADADIVVYDPAGRTKLGIDETHHMNMDYSAWEGFEIAGHVDTVLSRGRVIVDADAYLGRAGDGAYVRRGLSQYLR; encoded by the coding sequence ATGGCGACCACACTCATCTCCGGCGGCACCGTCGTGAGCGCCACCGGCGCATCCGCCGCCGACGTGCTCATCGACGGCGAGACCATCCGCGCCGTGCTGCAGCCGGGCAGCGAGCTGCTCGGGGTCGACCTCGCGCGCTCGGTCGACCGGGTCGTGGACGCGACGGGCAAGTACGTGATCCCCGGCGGCATCGATGCCCACACGCACATGCAGATGCCCTTCGGCGGCACGGAGGCGAGCGACACGTTCGAGACCGGGACCCGGGCCGCGGCGTGGGGCGGCACGACGACGATCGTCGACTTCGTGGTGCAGACCGTCGGGCAGCGGGTCGAGGACACGCTCGCGGCGTGGCACGAGAAGGCGGCCGGCAACTGCGCGATCGACTACGGCTTCCACCAGATCATCGGCGAGGTGAACGACGCGTCGCTGACGGCCCTGCGGGGGCTCGAGGCGGAGGGCGTCACGAGCTACAAGCTCTTCATGGCCTACCCGGGCGTCTTCTACTCCGACGACGCGCAGATCCTGCGCGCCATGCAGGTCGGGGCCGAGACGGGCCTCATGACGATGATGCACGCCGAGAACGGGCCGGCGATCGACGTGCTCGTGCAGCAGCTCGTGGCCGAGGGCAAGACCGATCCGTACTTCCACGGCATCGCCCGCGCGTGGCAGATGGAGGAGGAGGCGACGCACCGCGCGATCATGCTCGCGCACCTCACGGGCGCGCCGCTCTACGTCGTGCACGTGAGCGCGAAGCAGGCGGTCGCGCAGCTCGCCGCCGCGCGCGACAAGGGCCAGAACGTCTTCGGCGAGACGTGCCCGCAGTACCTCTACCTCTCGCTCGAGGATCAGCTGGGCGCCTCGAGCGACGAGTGGGGCGCCTTCGAGGGCGCGAAGTACGTGTGCTCGACGCCGCTGCGCTCGAAGCACGAGCACCACCAGGACGAGCTGTGGACGGCGCTGGGCACCAACGACCTGCAGATGGTCTCGACCGATCACTGCCCCTTCTGCATGAAGGACCAGAAGGAGCTCGGCCGCGGCGACTTCTCCAAGATCCCCAACGGCATCGGCGGCGTCGAGCACCGCATGAACCTGCTCTACCAGGGGGTCGTCGACGGGCACCTGACGCTCGAGCGCTGGGTCGAGATCACCGCCACGACGCCCGCCCGCATGTTCGGCATGTACGGCAAGAAGGGCGTCATCCAGCCCGGCGCCGACGCCGACATCGTCGTCTACGACCCCGCCGGCCGCACGAAGCTCGGCATCGACGAGACGCACCACATGAACATGGACTACTCGGCGTGGGAGGGCTTCGAGATCGCCGGGCACGTCGACACGGTGCTGAGCCGCGGCCGCGTGATCGTCGATGCGGATGCGTACCTGGGCCGGGCCGGCGACGGCGCGTACGTGCGCCGCGGGCTCAGCCAGTACCTGCGGTGA
- a CDS encoding TIGR03842 family LLM class F420-dependent oxidoreductase, with amino-acid sequence MDFGAVFQTNPPASRVVQLAQLAEVHGFSHVWTFDSHILWQEPYVILSQVLAATRRVHVGPFVTNPATRDWAVTASAFATLNDMFGNRTICGIGRGDSAVRVGGGEPTTLATLREAVHVIRELGSSRAVEVGTAGGEPVTLRLPWSNGSELPVWIAAYGPRALQLAGEVGDGFILQLADVDITKWMIDHVRSAASDAGRDPDAVKICVAAPAYVGDDLAHQREQSRWFGGMVGNHVADIVARYGKAAGTDGTAGAIPTDLADYIAKREGYDYNTHGKAENDHVDFVPDAIVDRFCVLGTADDHIEKLTRLRELGVDQFAAYVMHDDKEETLRQYGERIIPALREHARARS; translated from the coding sequence ATGGACTTCGGCGCCGTCTTCCAGACCAACCCGCCCGCGAGCCGCGTGGTGCAGCTCGCGCAGCTCGCGGAGGTGCACGGCTTCAGCCACGTGTGGACGTTCGACTCGCACATCCTCTGGCAGGAGCCGTACGTCATCCTGTCGCAGGTGCTCGCCGCGACGCGGCGCGTGCACGTCGGCCCGTTCGTCACGAACCCTGCCACGCGCGACTGGGCGGTCACCGCATCCGCCTTCGCGACCCTCAACGACATGTTCGGCAACCGCACGATCTGCGGCATCGGCCGCGGCGACTCGGCCGTGCGGGTCGGCGGCGGCGAGCCGACGACGCTCGCGACGCTGCGCGAGGCGGTGCACGTCATCCGCGAGCTCGGCTCGTCGCGGGCGGTCGAGGTGGGCACCGCGGGAGGCGAGCCCGTCACGCTGCGGCTGCCGTGGTCGAACGGCTCCGAGCTGCCGGTGTGGATCGCCGCGTACGGGCCGCGCGCCCTGCAGCTCGCGGGCGAGGTGGGCGACGGCTTCATCCTGCAGCTCGCCGACGTCGACATCACCAAGTGGATGATCGACCACGTGCGCAGCGCCGCGAGCGACGCGGGCAGAGACCCGGACGCGGTGAAGATCTGCGTCGCCGCCCCCGCCTACGTCGGCGACGACCTCGCGCACCAGCGCGAGCAGTCCCGCTGGTTCGGCGGCATGGTCGGCAACCACGTCGCCGACATCGTCGCCCGCTACGGGAAGGCTGCGGGCACCGACGGCACGGCGGGCGCGATCCCCACCGACCTCGCCGACTACATCGCGAAGCGCGAGGGCTACGACTACAACACCCACGGCAAGGCCGAGAACGACCACGTCGACTTCGTGCCGGATGCGATCGTCGACCGGTTCTGCGTGCTCGGCACCGCCGACGACCACATCGAGAAGCTCACGCGGCTGCGCGAGCTCGGCGTCGACCAGTTCGCCGCCTACGTCATGCACGACGACAAGGAGGAGACGCTGCGCCAGTACGGCGAGCGCATCATCCCTGCGCTGCGAGAGCACGCGCGCGCCCGCAGCTGA
- a CDS encoding aspartate aminotransferase family protein — protein sequence MTLHDLDPADGDRARALDAHILHSWSKHGTTNPFTVARGEGVRLWDHDGREYLDFSSQLVNTNIGHSHPKVVEAIQRQAAELATVAPATTNLVRGEAAERILSKIDDMAAVFFTNGGADAVENAIRMARVHTGRTKVLTHYRSYHGNTGAAINATGDHRRLGNEFATGHVHCFGPFLYRSEFWAETEEQEAERALQHARRVIEAEGPSTFAAIMVEAVPGTAGILPPPPGYLQGLRELADRHGIVLILDEVMAGFGRTGHWFAHQHDGVRPDLVTFAKGVNSGYVPVGGVILSDEILGTFRERAIPGGLTYAGHPLAAASIVAAIDAMTDEGIVEHAAHLGEDILGPGLRELAERHEIIGEVRGRGCFWALDLVTDRATREPVDASVVAGLKGKLLERGYVPFTADNRIHVVPPLVISDDDARRGLEILDEVLGAHAA from the coding sequence TTGACGCTGCACGACCTCGACCCCGCCGACGGCGACCGCGCGCGAGCGCTCGACGCGCACATCCTGCACTCGTGGTCGAAGCACGGCACGACCAATCCGTTCACCGTCGCGCGCGGCGAGGGCGTGCGGCTGTGGGATCACGACGGCCGCGAGTACCTCGACTTCTCGAGCCAGCTCGTCAACACCAACATCGGCCACTCGCACCCCAAGGTCGTCGAGGCCATCCAGCGGCAGGCGGCCGAGCTCGCGACCGTCGCGCCCGCCACCACGAACCTCGTGCGCGGCGAGGCGGCCGAGCGCATCCTGTCGAAGATCGACGACATGGCCGCCGTGTTCTTCACGAACGGCGGGGCGGATGCGGTGGAGAACGCCATCCGCATGGCCCGCGTGCACACGGGGCGCACGAAGGTGCTGACGCACTACCGCTCGTACCACGGCAACACCGGCGCGGCGATCAACGCGACCGGCGACCACCGGCGGCTCGGCAACGAGTTCGCCACCGGCCACGTGCACTGCTTCGGGCCGTTCCTGTACCGCTCGGAGTTCTGGGCCGAGACCGAGGAGCAGGAGGCCGAGCGCGCCCTGCAGCACGCGCGGCGCGTGATCGAGGCCGAGGGGCCGTCGACGTTCGCGGCGATCATGGTCGAGGCGGTGCCCGGCACCGCCGGCATCCTGCCGCCGCCGCCCGGCTACCTGCAGGGGCTGCGCGAGCTGGCCGACCGGCACGGCATCGTGTTGATCCTCGACGAGGTGATGGCCGGCTTCGGGCGCACCGGCCACTGGTTCGCGCACCAGCACGACGGCGTGCGCCCCGACCTCGTCACCTTCGCGAAGGGCGTCAACTCCGGCTACGTGCCGGTCGGCGGCGTCATCCTGAGCGACGAGATCCTCGGCACCTTCCGCGAGCGAGCCATCCCCGGCGGCCTCACCTACGCCGGCCACCCGCTCGCCGCGGCCTCGATCGTCGCCGCGATCGACGCGATGACCGACGAGGGCATCGTCGAGCACGCCGCACACCTGGGCGAGGACATCCTCGGGCCGGGCCTGCGCGAGCTCGCCGAGCGGCACGAGATCATCGGCGAGGTGCGCGGCCGCGGCTGCTTCTGGGCGCTCGACCTCGTGACCGACCGTGCCACGCGCGAGCCGGTCGACGCATCCGTCGTCGCGGGCCTCAAGGGCAAGCTGCTCGAGCGCGGCTACGTGCCGTTCACGGCTGACAACCGCATCCACGTCGTGCCGCCGCTCGTCATCTCAGACGACGACGCGCGCCGCGGGCTCGAGATCCTCGACGAGGTGCTGGGGGCGCACGCCGCCTGA
- a CDS encoding Type 1 glutamine amidotransferase-like domain-containing protein, protein MSIHLLGGGWAEDESGWTGRFVDEARERAGGPPVIAVVLWAEDADEGEAWHDDYRDDLGKVGAGEVRVVQLTAERTLVPTDLGGADGIFVGGGLTPGYHAAIMPAADTIRGLVASGVPYAGYSAGAMISGDVALLGGWRIGGVPVVAERNGEGLDDVTLDAGLGLVDLVVDVHCAQYGNLSRAVAIVHAGLAERVVAIDENTSLIVGPGGLEVAGLGSVWTADRDGERVSVGVLAA, encoded by the coding sequence ATGAGCATCCACCTGCTGGGCGGCGGCTGGGCCGAGGACGAGTCGGGCTGGACCGGCCGCTTCGTGGACGAGGCGCGGGAGCGCGCGGGCGGGCCGCCCGTCATCGCGGTCGTGCTGTGGGCCGAGGACGCCGACGAGGGCGAGGCGTGGCACGACGACTACCGCGACGACCTCGGGAAGGTCGGCGCGGGGGAGGTGCGCGTCGTGCAGCTGACGGCGGAGCGCACGCTCGTGCCGACCGACCTCGGCGGCGCCGACGGCATCTTCGTCGGCGGTGGGCTCACCCCCGGCTACCACGCGGCGATCATGCCCGCGGCCGACACGATCCGCGGCCTCGTCGCCTCGGGCGTGCCCTACGCCGGCTACTCGGCGGGCGCGATGATCTCCGGCGACGTGGCGCTGCTGGGCGGCTGGCGCATCGGCGGCGTGCCGGTCGTCGCCGAGCGCAACGGCGAGGGGCTCGACGACGTCACGCTCGACGCGGGCCTCGGCCTCGTCGACCTCGTCGTCGACGTGCACTGCGCGCAGTACGGCAACCTCTCGCGAGCGGTCGCGATCGTGCACGCGGGCCTGGCCGAGCGCGTCGTCGCGATCGACGAGAACACGTCCCTCATCGTCGGCCCTGGCGGCCTCGAGGTCGCGGGGCTCGGGAGCGTCTGGACGGCGGATCGCGACGGCGAGCGCGTGAGCGTCGGGGTGCTCGCGGCATGA
- a CDS encoding uracil-DNA glycosylase has translation MTARPLAELVDAGWADALAPVEHVVHDLGERLRAEAAAGRPFLPTGDAVLRAFRQPMDAVRVLVVGQDPYPTPGHSVGLAFAVERHVRPLPRSLANIYRELHDDLGIEPAPHGDLSAWAEQGVLLLNRVLTVGAGQTDSHRGWGWEQVTEAAIRALVERRRPDGSPEPLVAILWGAKAQTLAPLLGATPIIASPHPSPLSARRGFFGSRPFSRANAALEAQGAAPIDWRIPADIPADIPADPA, from the coding sequence ATGACGGCGCGCCCGCTCGCCGAGCTCGTCGACGCGGGGTGGGCGGACGCGCTGGCGCCCGTCGAGCACGTCGTGCACGACCTGGGCGAGCGGTTGCGTGCCGAGGCCGCGGCGGGGCGCCCGTTCCTGCCCACCGGCGACGCGGTGCTGCGCGCCTTCCGGCAGCCGATGGATGCGGTGCGCGTGCTCGTCGTGGGGCAGGATCCCTACCCGACGCCCGGCCACTCGGTCGGGCTCGCGTTCGCCGTCGAGCGGCACGTGCGGCCGCTGCCGCGCTCGCTCGCGAACATCTACCGCGAGCTGCACGACGACCTGGGCATCGAGCCCGCGCCGCACGGCGACCTCAGCGCGTGGGCCGAGCAGGGCGTGCTGCTGCTCAACCGGGTGCTGACGGTCGGCGCCGGGCAGACGGACTCGCATCGGGGCTGGGGCTGGGAGCAGGTGACGGAGGCGGCGATCCGCGCGCTCGTCGAGCGGCGGCGTCCCGACGGCTCGCCCGAGCCGCTCGTCGCGATCCTCTGGGGCGCGAAGGCGCAGACCCTCGCGCCGCTGCTCGGCGCGACCCCGATCATCGCGTCGCCCCACCCGTCGCCGCTCAGCGCCCGCCGCGGCTTCTTCGGCTCGCGGCCCTTCTCGCGGGCGAACGCCGCGCTCGAGGCGCAAGGCGCTGCGCCGATCGATTGGCGCATCCCGGCCGATATCCCCGCCGACATCCCGGCCGATCCCGCGTGA